From Carassius carassius chromosome 15, fCarCar2.1, whole genome shotgun sequence:
ctatgggatgtccccatttttcacaaaaacaaacgtgtgtgtgtgtgtggtgctcaCTGCAGTAATAGACGGCTTCTTCCCATCACCAGCCGGTGGGTGAGTGACATCTGCTCCGAGGAAGATCACCGGCTGCTGGAACACTGCCGATCTGTGAAAAGGTATAAATAAAATCTCAAGCTACACTACcctggatcaaataaatacaggcttggtgagcagaagagtagTGTAAAGTAGAGTAGTGGAAATCTAAACCACGCTCTCACCGTTGATGCGGCACCAGGATGTTGTTGATGCCGCCGAGTTTGACGTTGATCTTGAGGCAGAGGTTGGAGAGCGTCTGAGGGGAGGTTTTCACCACGTTCTTCACCTGAACACACTGAGTGGCCATTCCCAGAAGAGTGTCTCCCACACGCTTGACCTCGGCTGCACAGATCACACGTGTGTTATTAGTCTGAGGGCGTCTGGCAGGAGGACGGGACGGGACGCTCTGCTCCGTGTGTGACCCTCTTACCGTAGACGGGGGTTTTTCCGGGCAGGATGACGATGATGAGCTGCAGGCCGGAGTAAGTGTTCTTCAGGTGTCTGAACATGGGCTCCACGCTGTCGGCTCCCTGTGCGTACTTACAGAAACACGGCTGACCCTGGATCGGCATCCCAGCGTCCTTCGAGATCTTACGCAGCTGGTCCGTGAAGTTCCTGAGGAAGACATCTTCACTTTAACACCAGAGTATTCGTAGCTGATTTATTagcatgcaatattttttttataattatcaaggttgaaaacagttgtgatgcttaatatatatatatatatatatacataccgtatatatatatatatatttttttacatgtttaaaatgttattttgatatttattttaggaaAAGAACAGTTAATTAGAaggttcattttcatttttttttattccattttcatTGGTCACATTCCCAGGGTTTTGACCAAttcaatattacaataaaataataattgacaTGATTTTATTGTGATTATTGATTGTTGTATTGAGATTAAGGTCATATCGTGATTTGTTAAATACGAATATCAAACAAAATAAGAAACAGGGTTAAaacagttaactaaaactgaaatcataAAAAGCATTTTGgttgcttaaaataaaaaactttaactgaaataaaataaaacaaacaatcagattttaatttagtaatgttttaaaaactgaaattaaaaaaatgtaaaactacacagacatacagtatgtaaaaaaaaaaaaaaaaaaaaaaaattactcaaacttaaattaaaattaaaatcaaaaaataaaactgtcacagtatctgggttgtgttccctgggtttccactaggtgtcctccttttccacggtgtctatcatattatcacttcctgtctccttatgtggtcaccttcctccttgtttagttaattgattgttccccacctgtctcctgttttcccattatccttttgtgtatttatacctggtctgtctgagtctttgtcacggagtccttgttgtttgcgtgatacttccctgagtctgctcttagtgtatgttcttgttcttgttatgttttttggattttctggttttgaccctgcctggactgtttgccccttttggattgcccctcaataaacatcgtacctgcatttggatctctcccgtgtttcttgtatcaccgtacgtgacaaaaACTATCTATAACAGTatgtcaatgatactaaaataacagtgaTAAGAAATTGAttgaaattatactttaaaataaatcaagtaatacaaataattataatctgttacataaatatttatgtcTTCATTTGTAAACAGTAATCcattgatcttttatttttatatcaaaatatGTGCTGCGAGTTTCAGAGCGAATCTTAGCTCAATGTATTGAAGCTACGCATCTCTATCATGAACTACATTTGTTAATGCTTCTCTTAAAACCagtaaagtatatattttagggctgaaacgattcctcgagtaactcgattacaaaaaatgatcgaggcaaattcctctgcctcgaagcctcttttaatttattttaaatctcacatcaggttctttcgcaatgatttttttaatgtgacacaacgcgtttatgtcacccacaaagcggaaggagacacaagcgcggAGTCTGAAGTCGCATACTGTAAGGAGTCAAACGTCaagagaacgttgtggcgtgtgtccattgcaagatagagctggcataccacaactagggccctgtgtttttccgcgatgcagaaaacgcggagggaatcgcggaatccagtcataaaaacagaatttacagttaaacgcggaatggtacggaatttgccaaattttgaatgaattaatcaaaaataggtcattgcacttacatcaaatcatgatatggactaatatctgtaaatattaagccggaacagtctatttaaatatgaatcctgcatgttctgcgtgtctctgttaatgaatggagcagaagcacgtcttcctttattaacacactgaagcgcgtgtgacactccggtgatttcagcgtctgctgtctcactaaataagaacgtgaacacatgaacaacatctccagaactgctctgacagtcactttatgagcatttgaccgtctgatttgagtaaaactagcgacacataacatacacagagctgtaaaggtacgtcaacccgtcaaaataaaagtccggttaaagactattgttcagcagaatgtacatagcctactgctaaaaaaaaaaaaaatcaaacaattttttttttaaaggtttaatcacacaacatttcttccatgttttatttttaatagtaaatcccctttgtttaccaaaaagttaagttaatttcaataattaaaagataaattaaattaatgttttatgtgtttaatgtttaatgtgcatctcagaaaatgctttatttaaaactccaactgaatggcacttaaatgcactaaattcatctgtcaactttcttgtcattgttcacagtacaagtacagactaattaattttttatttttgatgattgcattccattctatgcatttaaaaaataaaaatattttttttctaaaaaaggaaacttagttgttcattttaagaggcctgtgacggtcacggagggaccgcacgttcaacatgtacgttaatacgcacaaacacacaccgagactgtttggtgatacaagagtttattgtaattattgatcagagagtgaataaaatacctgcaaccctcaggccacactctccactgcagaaacaaacacagactaccttccattacaaagacattcacgtttatactggtggccagcaccattaccacatgtggagggacaaactcacagaaaacactttacacatgttcccttaaatgTACAgattggcatgatgttctacttaataaatttactttgatgttattaattcgttcacattaaacaggaaataacagcaacaactcggccacgttgcccctgaaacccccacgctcaattaatacatggtagattcccaGCCTACGCGGAACCAATAATccctgccattgtttcttaccaggactcacgggacaaacgctacacgggaacaatacacatagtttacaggtatttcattcactctctgatcaataattacaataaactcttgtatcatcaaacagtctcggtgtgtgtttgtgcgtattaacgtccatgttgaacgtgcggtcgctccgtgaccgtcacaagacccaggagtcttattttctcttgcaaaattaatattgcactttaattaagcaaaaacacattttatccgattactcgattaatcgatggaaatactcgattactaaaatattcgatagctacagccctaatatatttatttagtcaaatataattaaaatatcacaattcttactgacctcaaacttctAAATGATGGTGTATGTATTAgattaaaaactacatttcaaAGTGGCATAAATCAAATGCCAAATACGTTTTTTTACCATTTATACACATGCAACAAGCTCCAATATATGGAGGGGGGGGATCTATGGGAACTTTTAGAATGGGTTTTTTCATCCATCACCTAACAACCAACCAGAATGctaaaaatgactaaataaaatctataaaacaaTAACAAGAAACATAAACTGTAGCTTTGAGTGAAAACACCAGAGGAATGCAAGTTAGTCAAAAATGCAAATACTGCAGAACGGACAAGTGTGTCTGTAGGAAACCTGCAGGGGACGTACAGAAAGGTGAGTTTCCTTACTTGAGCACCTCTTCCCGACACTGTTTCTGTGGAGCGAAGCAAGCGATGGCCCACACTTTGATCTCGATACCGTTGAAGAACTGCTTTCCCCTCATATCCCACACACCCTGGTTAGGAGTCGCAATGGCACGattctgtgagagagagagagagtttagaaATCCTCCACTGGAGGTGATGATGTGTCAGACACTTTTCTCTCAGGTGACTTATACTGCCAGACAAAGGTTGGGAGTAAGAAAGATGTTTGATGTTttcgaaagaagtctcttctgctcgccGAGGCTGCGTTTCTttgattaaaacagtaatattgtgaaatattattacaatttcaaatgactattttctattgtaatatattgtaaactgtaattcatttcagctaaattttcagcttcattactccagtcttcagtgtcacatgatcttcagaaatcattccgatttgctgttaaagaaacatttctgactattataatcaatgttttatatttttgaggaaattcatttttgatttagattttttagaATTCTTCtcttttcaaaagaacagcatttactttgaAATGCAATCTTTacactaacattataaatgtctttaccgtcaATTTAACGTGtcactgttaaataaaaatattcattattttcttttttctgttatttatttattttattctcttaCTAACCctaaactaaatataataataaatgtttctagatcagtaaatcagtatatcagaatgatttctgaagatcatgtgacactgaagactggaggaatgatgctgaaaatacaccttTGGTCAATCCGTCTTCTCTGTTAAAGTAGTGGAGAAGTGGAATTCAATACCCACAAACATTAGAAACTCAGGAAGTTTTGCAGTATTTAAAGCCAGCCTCAAAATTGCTATATTTCACAAAAcggctgtattttggatcaaataaatgaagcctttgtgagcagaagagacttcttttgaaacatttttaaatatatatacagtatattccaaacttttgagcgGTAGTGCATGAACCCACTACCTCGGCATTGCAAGCATTATGTTTGCGCAGCAAGAACAGGAAGAAGAACAGGAGCTGTCTGAGCTTCAGATTGAGTAAAACAGATCTTACTCGACCGCCGTACTGCAGGATGGGAGCAGGAAGCACTCTCCCCGTCACCTCGGCCATGTCGTCCTTCACCTTGATCCCAAACTCTTGAATGTAGGGATCCAGATTAAAGTTAGcgttcttcatctgaacagaaaggaaaaaaatatatgcaagatTATGAAAATGCCCCTCAAACATGAAACTgcattcacaacccattttacttccacAAATGTGCGATAGTTGAGAATAAGGAAAAATTATCTCCATTTTATAGGAACTGATATGAAAATTGGGCATTACATATCAGAATGCTTGAGAAGTAAGACAGCTTGATTATGTTTGAAAAGAGGCAGAGCAATTTATTGCATTTTcacaaaagcttttttatttgGAATAACGTACACTGATGAACTgtactcataaaataaaaaaagtaaacgaTTTCTTAATTTACTTGCTATGTTTTGCAATGTATCATAAAATTCAAAGGAAATCTGCTCATTAAAGCTGTTGTaatgaaaatatacaataaagtttttgaaattaaatcatattttaacagttaacaaaactcaaaaaaataaaataaaaaaatggagcgTCGACAGATCTGTCTGATAAATTTGGAAATCTCAAAAGCCAAACTTTCTGTGCAGGTTTAGCTGCTGAACAGTTAATAATCTCAAAATGATCTAGTGTAGACCTGGTGACCTTTTGGTTAAATTGTTCAAAAACGTGGTGATCTCAGTTCACGTCACGTGGACATTAATTATGATGTCACTTCATGCTCATGTCAACAAAATCCAAGGAAGCTGTGAGGATGTCATCTGCAGTCATTCTCTCCAAAAAAGGAAAGGCAAACGGCTAAAATGGGCTGATTCTATGACCACAAACCTTTAAATTAGGACGATTCTGGATTTAATGCAAGTCATCACACAAAATTTGATCatctttgtaaaaacaaacaagaaatgtggaaaacacttttttttcgtCAGTGTACAAAGAGCAAGCACTGGCTTTCATCAAAAGTGCATTTCTGTCAGAAGAGGTTTTATCTGATATTTACTAGAGATGAGAAAATGAAGGAATTTAGTGCATTTGGTTCtggttttattcttttaacactTCATCtcagaacatttttttaaagaagtgaaATCATTCTGAATAAGCTTTTACCGAGGTACAGATCAAATGAATATCAGTGATAGGAATTCGACGGCCTGCCACAGATGCTGAGCTGCACTGAAGTGATTTGGTATTTATTAACACCATTTCAGTAAATGAATTAcatgttttcttaatttacatTTAAGTTCAATCTGTAAAGCTTAAAATGCTGCAACCatgtttttatggcaaagttctGGCATCCACAGTTGCAGGTTTTTTTAATCAACATGTTCATCAAATACAACATGACCTGGatcatattcagtaatatttctCAATTACCATTTCACTCTGTATCATtaggcagttttcatttatacgcGGTTAgtgttatttttcatatatatacacttacatatgtatggaagcccgtttctgccactgaaaaaatttcataaaataaaaaaaatgaaaaggttattGTGactctttatctcacaattctgtgaaatcaaTTGCAAAAGCAATTGCGAGTAATTTGTTTCTCAGAACTTGGAGTTAATATCGCACAGTTATGACTTTTTAACGCACATTTTTGAGTTTATATCaggcaattctgagaaaaaaagtcagaactgtgagataaaatgtcGCAATGACCTTTTTTATTTACTTGGCGGAAATGTGCTTCCATACATATGAGATCGCTCATTTCCATGTCTTCCTCATCTGTGTTTTTGCACTTTTTTAGACTCATTCAGGAGATGCGTAATAGCGCCCCCGAGTGTATATCAGTCAAAACGCAGAGACATGGAAACTTCCGAAGCACTGTCTCATAATTAACGGTGTTTGACAGGGAAAGAGTTAACCATGAATTTTACTGAATCATTCTACATGCAAACAGCaataaagttataaatatataattattatataatttgtcagTGCATTTAAGATACTCATAAATTAATCCagaatattattttacaagatgCATTTTTTCTTATCATTTACAAATATCGTGATTTTATCAAatgttttgaatatgtatttatCTGATCTTGGCTATTATTATGGTTCCTTTGACTGAACAATTTTAACAGCAAGCCATTTAATAGCAAATGGTtaacttttaaaatatgtttttgaataCATGCATAAATACTTTTTCTAGATTTTCCAGAATATTcttttaaaggattttaaaacAAGTACAAATgttgtgattttttaaatgtaacaaattactaatattgtgaatatatatgtatatgttgttGACCTATTTGGCAATAATGGTTAAAATAAGCTTTTCTTTGATTGCTTAACTGTTAAGATGCCCACCACGTATCATCAAAAGGCTGAAAaacatgcatttctttctttctttctgcagtATTTTTTGAGCTCTATATTATCCTATGGGTAAAATACTCTGGCTATGTAATCATGACAACAATGCACTAGCCAGTGCTCACTGTATGTAAAGCTGGCATGTTTCCCACATGCACACTAGAGGTCCGCACTCACCAGTCTGCTGATCTCCTCCTGTCGGTCTGGAGCTGATCTCGCTGTGGCTTTAATCATGGTGGACGTCTGATTATCTGTCAGTTTCTTGATGCACCGCTGCCCTGCTACAATATTACACACCTACAAGAACAGCAAACCATATGAGAACAGAGAAGTTCGTCTCTGTCcgttctgagagtgtgtgtgtgtgacagcacTGACCTCCAGGGGCAGGTAGGTGTGTTTCTGCTCCTGGCCCACCTGGAGACAGGGCAGGTGAGGGTACTTGAGCTGCAGGTTGTACTTCTGCTTGAAGTATTGAGCCACGGTACATTCCACCGTCTGTCCGCTCTCAAGCTGCAGGGGAAACCTGGAGACACGAGCGACGGGACATTATCAGACTTATTTGACGGcagaataaaaaaatgcatttcatacaAACATAGAAGTAACTGTTAAATAAGAGGGTTAACTAAaatttaaagcataaaaaaaaaacttttttgatacCTGaattaaatgttaactgaaaaaaaaaaaaaatatatatatatataaacaattttattttagctagtttCCAAAGCAacgtattttcttttcatttgatgtactaaaatatctAAACCGATAAAATCTCTAAATATCTAAATCTATAAAGGCATTTTCAACAACAAATTCAAATAGTAGaataattatatcattatataatgatataattattCTActatttgaatttgttgttcaAATATGAACATTTCAATGGTGTCTGTAATAAAAACCTGTTTTCCTGTGAGATTTATTCAAACAAACATTAAGTAATAAAGACAACACAATgagtaaaaatatattgaatatgtCAAATGGACACATTTAGCAAATCCTTTATTTACAGACACACTGACAAGCCAAAATGCTAATTAAACGTCATAGTTTCGGTCAATCTTCTGAAACCACGGATGCTGAAGGCTTCAGAGAAGGTTTCGCAGCACAATACTCACGTTTGGTGACTAGCAGGGCGACGTGTGACGTTACAGACACGATACTTTCTTTTCATTTGCCCACAGTGTGTAACCTCCACCTTCAGACCTGACACCAACAAAACACGAGTTAAACAGTGCTATGAAAGCTTGTTAGTGTCATTTTTGACGTTTTTAATCATAACTGTATATATTTCCGGTGTCTGATTCAATTGACCGACAATACGTCTGTCTTATGTTGTTTCATGCATGCACCTTATTTAGCAGTTTTCTGCAACAGATCCAGCACCATTTATGCAGAGTTAAGCAAATAAACTGGATGCCACTTCCAGCtaattacagtcttcagtgttagaCTAAAATCAAATCCGGATCCACAACAGTTCCTCTTGGAATGCATGAAGATGATCAGAATTCAGGATTGCATCATTCGATTTTTAAATCGATGTGTGTGTAAAAGCATGATATCAAAATGACTCATCCAAGACAAAGCCACGGCAGGACGCTGAGATCATCCAGTGACTTCACCGGATCTCAAACTATTAGGGGCCCAATGGAACACATATTCATAATGAAATTTTCAATCCTGGTCTTTCTGTTCGCTATGCATGTGTAGTGAACGAATGCAGTGTTGTTTTAACCACTGCATGTGCAGAACTTCTGTGTGTGGAAAGTAATATGAAATACACACATCTaaatagggctgggtgatatcaGAAAAATATGATCATGATATTCCATATCATACTATATCGATATTTTCATGCATTGATTGTGACGTGAATTCCACATGCCTTGTAGAATGAATGTAAACATTACTTATTTGTTCACAATTAAAAAGTAGCTATAAATCCCCacaaaacttgttttatttttccactAAATTctgagttgttttattttttatcaacaaCACTGGATTATGTAttctaaaaaaatcttaaaatgtattaaaaattaaacaataacaataaatctaCAACAAAActttgcatttgtatttttttgacaAATAAGGTGCTGCAcaacagaactaaaaaaaaaaaagataaatatattaaaaatagattcTGACTAAAATAAGGTGGCAGAATTTCAAATCTACTCCCCTATTTACAACACAACCATAAAGTGCGGTAAAAGAAGTGTGATGCAGCAGGTTGAAACAATATAGACAGACCTTCTGATTTCGAATCAGAATCATAGTATGTCCAGTAaacctttaataataaaaaaagcaattataTGAAATCATACCAAAGCCACATTATTGCCAAACTTTTTGTGTAATGGTTAACACCTATAAAACACTTTCTAATGGTTGTCAGGCTGTTACTGTACAGTTCCTAAAGGTGTTCTGAGTAGTGGTTGCCAGGGTATTTTGTTTTGATTCTTAGAATGTTGCTAAGGCGTTCAGAAAGCCACCTTTTATCTCCTTGGTGAAACGGACCCTCTGCGAGTCGGTGAGCGTCTTCGGCTGCTCGTCGATGTTGCGGATGTCCAGAACTTCACACATGAACTCAATGACAGGCTGAGCTTTATAAAAGGCTGTTGCAGATACTGAGAAGAACGAAGATGGAGAGTTTGAATGTACATGGCACAATGAGCAATGAAGAGATAAAAGACCTCTGTCATACCGTCAATGTTGAGCATCATCTTCCACATGGCCGGCCGGACGGACTGATGGAAGCCGAACCAGACCTCTCTTCCTCCACCCAGAGGATGATAGTAGCCTTCAGGAGGGGAAAAGAAGGAGCGTCCCACTGGGGTGTACCTGCAGATGGGACGGTCAGCCACAACAGTTAAGACAGTAAAGCATAAAGGTTCCAGTAAACCAATGCATGTTTAAAAGGAGTTGAATTTGTTCAGCTTCAGGAATGACATTTGAAAACTGAGCCTGATTTGATTTAATCCGATTCAATTTCAAATTGTGCATTTGTAGGATTATGTTAATGGTTCTTCTAATGTGTcttagattatatatataaatatataaaaaaggacaAACTTATTATGATTGCTTATTgcaccaaaaacaaaaaagttaccatagtaaatgtttaaagttaagcattaaattaatgctgtcaaacgattaatcgcaattaatcgcatccataataattttttttacataatatatatgtatatttattatggatATATAAATCGAAACACATGCTTGTATACATTTAAGAACAATATGTTATGttcatatattaaatacatttatatataatataaaataaaagaatatgaatatataaatgtaaatacaccgtgtgtgtatatttataaatacatggtaaatatacacagtactgtacacatacatatataatgtaaacaaaaacttttattttgaatgcacacaatcacgattaatcgtttgaaagCCCTACTTTAAATACAGGCTACATGGAACATAACAAATAGTGCTgtcccaataataataaaaacagaattttaaaatgatttcatttatttcaatatgttTTCTTGGTCTAGaaataacaattataaaattCCCCATAATTTCCAGGTTCTCCATGACtcttaatttaatgcatttatagtaattgaatgcataaaaaaaaaaaaaaaaaattaatgatgcTTTCCCAAATGATGATCCATTCCGTTTCTAACATGTAAAATCTTTTCTTGACAAAAACAaatgatttacatttcaaaattattaTGGTTGACTAAAACGAAAACCTTAAAAGACAATAGTTTTGTTATATGaaattttacttgttttacttCAGTTAGCCTGGCAACATtagttattttcatttaattaaacttATACTGAAATAAcctaacaaaattattatttagcaaatccaacaaaattactgaaactttaaatttaaaatatacaacTTGTAAGAtataaaaattattcatttatctCAACTATACTAAAATTACACAAAGATTAAATACTTCACATTACATGCTATAACTCAAGATTGACACGGACTGTATGCATCGGCAGA
This genomic window contains:
- the ago1 gene encoding protein argonaute-1, which encodes MEPGPSGAVPTGPYPPPLQQVFQAPRRPGMGTVGKPIKLLANYFEVEIPKMDVFHYEVDIKPDKCPRRVNREVVEYMVQHFKPQLFGDRKPVYDGKKNIYTVLALPIGSEKVDFEVTIPGEGKDRIFKVSIHWLAKVSWRLLQETLVSGRLQVPLDSVQALDVAMRHLASMRYTPVGRSFFSPPEGYYHPLGGGREVWFGFHQSVRPAMWKMMLNIDVSATAFYKAQPVIEFMCEVLDIRNIDEQPKTLTDSQRVRFTKEIKGLKVEVTHCGQMKRKYRVCNVTRRPASHQTFPLQLESGQTVECTVAQYFKQKYNLQLKYPHLPCLQVGQEQKHTYLPLEVCNIVAGQRCIKKLTDNQTSTMIKATARSAPDRQEEISRLMKNANFNLDPYIQEFGIKVKDDMAEVTGRVLPAPILQYGGRNRAIATPNQGVWDMRGKQFFNGIEIKVWAIACFAPQKQCREEVLKNFTDQLRKISKDAGMPIQGQPCFCKYAQGADSVEPMFRHLKNTYSGLQLIIVILPGKTPVYAEVKRVGDTLLGMATQCVQVKNVVKTSPQTLSNLCLKINVKLGGINNILVPHQRSAVFQQPVIFLGADVTHPPAGDGKKPSITAVVGSMDAHPSRYCATVRVQRPRQEIIEDLSYMVRELLIQFYKSTRFKPTRIIFYRDGVPEGQLPQILHYELLAIRDACIKLEKDYQPGITYVVVQKRHHTRLFCADKSERIGKSGNIPAGTTVDTSITHPFEFDFYLCSHAGIQGTSRPSHYYVLWDDNRFTADELQILTYQLCHTYVRCTRSVSIPAPAYYARLVAFRARYHLVDKEHDSGEGSHVSGQSNGRDPQALAKAVQIHHDTLRTMYFA